In Falco naumanni isolate bFalNau1 chromosome 5, bFalNau1.pat, whole genome shotgun sequence, the following are encoded in one genomic region:
- the LOC121088854 gene encoding uncharacterized protein LOC121088854 — MLASVCSEMSCFEESQASTFTGGKQKERALRSHFTRASSCCLLINPVEKCLPIGAIDQIEGQLFLLTCPSGCWLFPLHRAVQALVRLFFSWMEFSTLPDHMDRNTAAGTQRFTARSKPLERMAGWDSDWPQKICCQMPNHSFGPDSIMEILCLDLTCKNLQGRNYANSPTGFLERRPYCALKSFDHTVKGTYTHSFGFPVSFLSKESI, encoded by the exons ATGCTTGCTTCTGTCTGCAGTGAAATGAGCTGTTTTGAAGAATCACAAGCCAGCACATTCACCGGtgggaagcagaaagagaggGCGTTGAGGAGTCATTTCACAAGGGCCAGtagctgctgcttgctg ATCAACCCAGTGGAGAAATGTTTGCCTATTGGTGCCATTGACCAGATAGAAGGACAGCTATTTCTGCTGACTTGCCCGAGTGGATGCTGGCTCTTCCCTCTGCACAGAGCAGTACAGGCATTAGTG aggttatttttcagctggatgGAGTTCTCTACCCTACCTGACCACATggacagaaacacagcagcagggacacaACGATTCACAGCCAGGAGCAAACCATTGGAAAGGATGGCTGGATGGGACAGTGACTGGCCACAGAAGATCTGCTGCCAGATGCCAAATCACAGCTTCGGTCCAGACAGTATCATGGAAATACTCTGTCTTGATTTAACATGCAAAAACCTGCAAGGTAGAAATTATGCCAATTCACCAACTGGATTTCTGGAAAGGAGACCCTATTGTGCTTTAAAGAGCTTTGATCATACAGTCAAAGGAACATATACACATAGCTTTGGCTTTCCTGTATCTTTTCTCAGTAAAGAATCAATATGA